One stretch of Verrucomicrobiota bacterium DNA includes these proteins:
- a CDS encoding class I SAM-dependent methyltransferase, whose protein sequence is MTLFDFHLHWYPPFKKQPFQKRIGELAAKYKGIVGVVYDTDFVECWPSFLLIWQQFGLSEVEESDVAVSGVWEQTGTKISFFRGSQVVSEENVELLVWGKKPEAGPLGAMIHEGVSNDDVVILPWGFGKWRGARGELIAKEFGKTRPGLFAGDSGTRPDRGVGSRFIAGVWKEWAGSRRLDGSDPLPMNGEEANAFSAGMLFKGEIPRVGDVTQLKAWLVENGNELEPIRKPFSSVHALKAQVRLRRKGFSFPQELPSGFTGESDRGDIESATDRYARRFSGDVGAFFLERQRTLALELAERMKTEERGETASSLLDLGGGHAQYSPEFHKRGWTVSIFASHESCRRRPDRLLGEENYRFSTGDLLHLPYPDDSFDVVTAFRLITHERSWEKLIAEAVRVSRCGVIVDYPDLRSFNFLSGMFFLLKKGIEKDTRKFSIFRRKQIVAAMRKAGVAEFQWRPQFFLPMALYRMAGSGRLAKRLEAVFGRIGLTSLFGSPVIVSAKKEKVL, encoded by the coding sequence GTGACCCTTTTCGACTTTCATCTTCACTGGTATCCTCCTTTTAAAAAGCAGCCTTTTCAAAAACGAATCGGCGAGTTAGCCGCGAAGTATAAAGGGATAGTTGGCGTCGTCTATGATACGGATTTTGTCGAGTGTTGGCCGTCCTTCCTCTTGATCTGGCAACAGTTTGGCTTGTCTGAAGTGGAAGAGTCAGACGTGGCCGTTTCAGGTGTTTGGGAACAAACGGGAACAAAGATTTCTTTCTTTCGCGGGAGCCAGGTCGTTTCGGAGGAGAATGTCGAATTGCTGGTGTGGGGCAAGAAGCCAGAGGCTGGACCACTGGGCGCGATGATCCACGAAGGCGTTTCAAACGATGATGTTGTGATTTTGCCGTGGGGCTTCGGGAAGTGGCGCGGAGCGCGTGGAGAGTTGATTGCAAAGGAATTTGGGAAGACTCGCCCGGGACTTTTCGCGGGTGACTCGGGGACCCGTCCGGATCGCGGAGTCGGATCCCGTTTCATAGCTGGAGTCTGGAAGGAATGGGCGGGTTCGCGGCGTTTGGATGGCAGTGATCCGCTCCCGATGAACGGGGAGGAGGCGAACGCATTCTCGGCAGGAATGCTGTTCAAAGGCGAAATTCCTCGGGTGGGTGACGTGACACAGCTGAAAGCGTGGCTTGTGGAGAACGGAAATGAGTTGGAGCCTATTCGGAAGCCTTTTTCGAGTGTTCATGCGTTGAAGGCCCAAGTGCGACTTAGAAGAAAGGGATTTAGTTTTCCACAAGAGTTGCCTTCTGGCTTTACGGGTGAATCGGATCGCGGCGACATCGAGTCCGCGACGGATCGGTATGCGCGGCGATTCTCGGGAGATGTAGGAGCCTTTTTCTTGGAGCGGCAAAGGACTCTCGCGCTTGAATTGGCAGAGAGGATGAAAACGGAGGAAAGAGGAGAGACAGCATCCTCCCTTCTGGATCTGGGAGGGGGGCATGCACAATACTCTCCGGAATTCCATAAACGTGGTTGGACGGTATCGATATTCGCGAGTCATGAAAGTTGCCGTCGAAGGCCGGACCGTCTGCTGGGTGAAGAGAACTATCGCTTTTCGACAGGGGACTTGCTCCACCTGCCATATCCGGACGATTCCTTTGATGTGGTAACCGCTTTCCGCCTGATTACCCACGAACGCAGTTGGGAAAAGTTGATCGCTGAGGCTGTTCGGGTTTCCCGTTGTGGAGTCATCGTGGACTATCCGGATCTTCGAAGTTTTAATTTTCTTTCCGGTATGTTCTTTCTTTTGAAAAAAGGAATTGAGAAGGACACGCGAAAGTTCTCGATTTTCCGTCGAAAGCAGATCGTGGCCGCAATGAGGAAGGCAGGTGTGGCAGAGTTTCAATGGCGTCCTCAGTTTTTCCTTCCAATGGCGCTCTATCGAATGGCGGGATCAGGCAGATTGGCGAAACGTTTGGAAGCGGTCTTCGGGAGGATAGGACTCACCAGTTTGTTCGGCTCTCCGGTAATCGTTTCGGCGAAAAAGGAGAAGGTTCTGTGA
- a CDS encoding glycosyltransferase, whose amino-acid sequence MKKAPERSVAILAPHPFFIERGTPIAVRDLAEILSEGGWKVTIVTLPFGDDPQLNEVELIRTFRIPFVRFIGIGLSFGKLCADVFLMGRFFRMLFFRRFTVYHAVEEAVFVAWWIRLIFPAKLVYDMDSCMSDQIVEKFPRLGFLRSCLRCAERFVMKRVDWILPVCPALEEIAGGLAPLTPRTTLHDVPPPRGDFPQDDLLDLKTLVGAGSLIALYVGNFEKYQGVDLLIDAMKRIPDVEDLELVLIGGGKRQDELERQIRGSEVEDRVHFTGPQPLDHLPFLLDQADILVSPRTKGVNTPMKVYSYLAAGKPLLATRILSHTQILSDDVAFLAEASEKGLADGLLALRESSDLRQRLGGKAKGLATTLYSREELASKILGAYEQLM is encoded by the coding sequence GTGAAAAAAGCTCCGGAGAGGTCAGTGGCTATTTTGGCGCCACATCCCTTTTTCATCGAGCGTGGGACACCCATCGCGGTGAGGGATCTTGCCGAGATTCTCTCCGAAGGAGGGTGGAAGGTGACTATCGTGACCCTACCTTTTGGTGACGATCCTCAACTCAACGAGGTTGAGCTGATCCGAACGTTTCGGATCCCTTTTGTCCGCTTTATCGGGATCGGTCTTTCTTTTGGGAAGCTGTGCGCCGATGTGTTTCTCATGGGTCGTTTCTTTCGGATGCTGTTCTTTCGGCGGTTCACAGTTTATCACGCGGTTGAAGAGGCTGTTTTTGTTGCGTGGTGGATCCGGCTGATTTTTCCCGCTAAGCTGGTCTACGATATGGACTCTTGCATGAGCGATCAGATCGTCGAGAAGTTTCCGCGGCTTGGCTTTCTTAGGTCCTGTTTACGATGCGCCGAACGATTTGTGATGAAAAGAGTGGATTGGATACTTCCCGTTTGTCCGGCCCTCGAAGAGATTGCTGGAGGTCTGGCACCGCTGACACCGCGAACCACGCTTCATGATGTTCCACCGCCCCGAGGCGATTTTCCTCAAGACGATTTGTTGGATTTGAAGACGTTGGTGGGAGCCGGTTCGCTCATTGCTCTCTACGTCGGAAATTTTGAAAAGTATCAGGGCGTCGACCTGCTGATTGATGCGATGAAACGGATCCCTGATGTCGAGGATTTGGAATTGGTATTGATTGGTGGCGGAAAGCGGCAGGATGAATTGGAGAGACAGATTCGGGGAAGTGAAGTGGAGGACCGTGTCCATTTTACAGGGCCGCAACCGTTGGATCATCTCCCTTTCCTTTTGGACCAGGCCGACATCCTTGTCTCGCCGCGGACAAAAGGAGTAAACACACCGATGAAGGTGTATTCTTACCTCGCTGCAGGAAAGCCTCTGCTTGCGACAAGAATTTTATCTCATACTCAGATCCTTTCGGATGACGTGGCGTTCTTGGCGGAGGCTTCTGAGAAAGGATTGGCTGATGGTTTGTTGGCTCTGCGGGAGAGTTCCGATCTTCGGCAGCGGCTAGGGGGAAAGGCGAAAGGTTTGGCGACAACCCTTTATTCGAGGGAAGAGCTGGCCTCCAAGATTCTCGGTGCCTATGAACAATTGATGTGA
- a CDS encoding polysaccharide deacetylase family protein: protein MTRIPWSERYSRWRAPLDVLLGCYPAFAFGGRLNPKILPVFHFHEVTPSYLRPFLEHLSKNGYRTGSVEDILEVAKNGKEPSPKTVVLTFDDAWSSLWTVAAPLLEELGMQAITFAIPGRVSTQPGVRDTIRNRPELTDLGDAGEEPFCRWDELRQLDKGNVISVESHTFAHEQIPVSKEATGIWTAEDCERVSLLSRPLVWSGEESFRPYDEREIGSPKLITHARMSDVPAFRGEAAENAAEQRAAIQKDLVQCREVFEKELGRPTRLLCFPWTIGGKVAREEAAVVGYEAAFADSFPGKRYVHKASSPFRLMRLKHEWILKLPG, encoded by the coding sequence ATGACACGAATTCCGTGGTCAGAGAGATACAGTCGATGGCGGGCTCCGTTGGACGTGTTGTTGGGCTGCTATCCAGCATTCGCTTTTGGAGGCCGATTGAATCCGAAGATCCTTCCTGTTTTTCACTTTCACGAGGTCACGCCATCGTATCTGCGACCTTTTCTGGAGCATCTTTCGAAAAATGGTTATCGCACGGGTTCAGTAGAAGATATTCTTGAAGTTGCGAAGAACGGGAAAGAGCCCTCTCCGAAGACCGTCGTTCTCACTTTTGATGATGCGTGGTCATCGCTCTGGACAGTAGCGGCCCCTCTTCTCGAAGAACTCGGTATGCAGGCGATTACCTTTGCGATTCCCGGACGGGTATCGACGCAACCGGGGGTAAGAGACACGATTCGGAACCGTCCTGAGCTCACTGATTTAGGGGATGCTGGCGAGGAACCCTTTTGCCGATGGGATGAACTGCGTCAGCTCGACAAAGGCAACGTAATCTCCGTTGAGTCCCATACCTTTGCCCACGAACAAATTCCGGTTTCCAAGGAGGCTACAGGCATTTGGACTGCTGAGGATTGTGAACGGGTCTCGTTGCTTTCACGACCGCTAGTCTGGTCGGGTGAAGAGAGTTTTCGTCCGTACGATGAGCGTGAGATTGGATCGCCAAAGCTGATCACCCACGCGCGGATGTCGGATGTTCCTGCTTTTCGAGGAGAGGCCGCTGAAAATGCTGCGGAGCAACGTGCAGCGATTCAAAAAGACCTCGTTCAGTGTCGGGAAGTCTTCGAGAAAGAACTAGGACGGCCCACACGGCTTCTGTGTTTCCCTTGGACCATTGGAGGGAAAGTTGCGCGGGAGGAAGCTGCGGTTGTAGGATATGAGGCTGCCTTTGCTGACTCTTTTCCGGGAAAGCGGTACGTTCACAAAGCATCCAGCCCATTCCGACTCATGCGGTTAAAGCACGAGTGGATTTTGAAATTACCGGGGTAA
- a CDS encoding helicase C-terminal domain-containing protein, with product MKIDPETRIVQIGIRELAEFEVLRAGRGGTSGTWRLETGRAWHKTVQEEHSDEFLHEHPVQGKIVRGGWQLFLDGRCDLFHEEATTAVFGEIKTVTDALPLSESELRTRYPSYFRQLATYLLASNRIDSPEKSFLLFLNIDSAIRQTVPLQKNDLADLEKHIERLLGFFEFSANRATKRKNLTWPSFQDHSREGQVEASREVSAAEEQHRIVGFQAPTGFGKTRIILEHALEAIKVGKADRIIYLTGKTSGQEQACVEAATLFPSGNDFRTYRMRNHREHYNALPCEDCLPDQCGSPHEGQPTPPLDELIALPGNSEKTWENIIRLADAYRMCPYTLSRAILTFTDLWIGDYNYLFSPSSRHVFLEQPGFDPARTWLLIDEAHNLPNRVASSLGGSLVDRSVGHAADELSAARGGKPLSSVLRELTHEFASLRPDSALGATESYLFANLFEAGAESLSQLSVDWRELTPDTVSTLQALGSAHALLENEALRPILWSPSQGRIDWLPLKVGPWITKTLEDFAQTVFFSGTLDPFSIFLEDCGMESRSGTYVRVSAQGPNQFRTAIDGRVRTTLRERGNYAPKTAETIRDLAERATSCVAAFFPSFEYAETIATYLGAIAPHLRSEVQPRNLNVEERENFARTAPLSNDVLFLMLGGSFSEAVDSLGGIIETAIIVGPALPELSTINRIRIDEYPDKEQGFHHVCRIPGMRRVNQAIGRLVRSQEHRATIVLHDSRFLEKEYRDLLRDDLGEITEIRNDADWPKWALPR from the coding sequence GTGAAGATTGATCCAGAAACCAGAATTGTTCAGATCGGCATCCGCGAACTGGCCGAATTCGAAGTACTTCGAGCGGGTCGAGGAGGGACCTCTGGAACTTGGCGTCTTGAAACCGGACGGGCATGGCACAAAACCGTGCAGGAGGAACATTCCGACGAATTTCTTCACGAGCATCCGGTTCAGGGAAAAATCGTTAGGGGCGGTTGGCAGCTATTCCTCGACGGACGCTGCGATCTCTTCCACGAGGAAGCTACGACAGCGGTTTTCGGAGAAATCAAAACCGTAACCGATGCCCTCCCCCTTTCCGAGTCCGAGTTGCGGACGCGCTATCCAAGCTATTTCCGCCAGCTAGCCACTTACCTTCTTGCGTCCAACCGCATCGATTCCCCGGAGAAGTCTTTCCTCCTATTTCTCAATATTGATTCGGCAATTCGACAGACGGTTCCCCTGCAGAAAAACGATCTAGCTGATCTGGAAAAGCACATCGAACGCCTGTTGGGTTTTTTCGAGTTCTCTGCGAATCGGGCGACCAAACGGAAAAATCTCACCTGGCCTTCCTTTCAAGACCATTCCCGCGAAGGACAGGTTGAGGCATCCCGGGAGGTCTCCGCTGCTGAAGAACAGCACCGGATCGTTGGCTTTCAGGCGCCGACCGGATTCGGCAAGACCCGAATCATTCTGGAGCACGCTCTCGAAGCCATAAAGGTCGGTAAAGCAGACCGCATAATTTATCTTACGGGAAAGACGAGTGGTCAGGAGCAGGCCTGCGTCGAAGCAGCTACCCTTTTTCCGTCGGGCAACGACTTTCGCACCTATCGAATGAGGAACCATCGCGAACACTACAATGCGCTCCCCTGCGAAGACTGCCTTCCCGATCAATGTGGTTCCCCTCACGAAGGACAACCAACTCCCCCCCTCGACGAGCTTATCGCACTACCGGGCAACTCCGAAAAGACATGGGAGAACATCATTCGCCTAGCCGATGCCTATCGGATGTGCCCCTATACACTTTCTCGGGCCATCCTGACATTTACGGACCTTTGGATCGGCGATTACAACTACCTATTTTCCCCATCGTCCCGGCACGTCTTTCTCGAACAACCCGGTTTCGATCCAGCGCGAACCTGGCTTCTCATCGATGAGGCCCACAACCTACCGAATCGAGTCGCCTCCTCTCTCGGCGGATCCCTCGTTGATCGATCCGTTGGTCATGCAGCTGACGAGCTATCGGCCGCCAGAGGAGGAAAACCCCTTTCGTCCGTGCTGCGAGAATTGACTCATGAATTCGCCTCTCTCCGCCCGGATTCAGCCCTGGGTGCTACGGAATCTTACCTCTTCGCAAACCTCTTCGAAGCTGGTGCCGAGTCACTTTCCCAATTGTCAGTCGATTGGAGAGAGCTGACTCCAGATACTGTATCCACTTTGCAAGCACTGGGCTCCGCCCACGCCCTTTTGGAAAACGAAGCCCTTCGCCCAATCCTCTGGTCGCCATCTCAAGGAAGAATCGATTGGCTCCCCCTGAAAGTTGGTCCATGGATCACGAAGACGCTCGAGGACTTCGCACAAACCGTCTTCTTCTCAGGCACTCTGGATCCGTTTTCCATCTTTTTGGAGGATTGTGGCATGGAGAGTCGGTCGGGAACTTATGTGCGGGTAAGTGCTCAGGGTCCCAACCAGTTTCGCACTGCCATCGATGGCCGAGTCCGCACAACCCTCAGAGAGCGTGGGAACTACGCCCCTAAAACCGCAGAGACTATCCGCGACTTGGCGGAAAGAGCTACAAGTTGTGTCGCGGCGTTCTTTCCCTCCTTCGAATACGCGGAAACCATCGCAACTTACCTGGGTGCTATCGCTCCCCACCTCCGATCGGAGGTCCAGCCCAGAAATCTCAATGTCGAGGAACGGGAAAACTTCGCCCGCACAGCCCCCTTGTCCAACGATGTCCTCTTTCTCATGTTGGGAGGCAGCTTTTCGGAGGCGGTCGACTCTCTTGGAGGGATTATCGAAACCGCGATCATCGTTGGGCCCGCCCTACCGGAGCTCTCCACAATCAATCGCATCCGAATCGATGAATACCCAGACAAGGAACAGGGATTCCACCACGTCTGCCGGATCCCCGGTATGCGCCGCGTCAACCAAGCCATCGGAAGACTCGTCCGCAGCCAAGAGCACCGAGCAACGATCGTTCTTCATGACAGCCGATTTTTAGAGAAGGAATATCGAGACCTCCTCCGCGATGATCTCGGTGAGATTACCGAGATTCGAAACGACGCCGATTGGCCAAAGTGGGCATTACCCCGGTAA
- a CDS encoding FAD-dependent oxidoreductase codes for MSEPVDQYDLLVVGGGIQGAWVALEAARAGQSVLLVEKGDFGSGTSANSLKVLHGGLRYLQHGNLKRIRESRRSVRALRAVAGDFIADIPFVLETKGKGVRGVWAMRVALGIFGILCRVWSDGGTMANGRVKRCDPSREVPAVRFSDDATGIATWNEAVMRNSDRVVFETIRAACRAGASCLNYVEATQLKREKRNLWKVALRDLKSDREWEAVAGCCVEATGTKVEDRMSESERLAVLRGVNLVFDGNPFGRRAVGLESLDPSKDPDALIRHGNRLLFFVPRGEQTMVGTWYDRIDLTNTTVSEDDVDQWLSEIEEVAPQAGFNRQTLAYVHAGLLPADSRPSGGDQPAKESEVYLRESDHVLVRTVKYTTAPEIAREVLQKLECKLAPRLVHREFEEVPDWERLLFAEDTIEPSELASACKAEMVYRLSDVLFRRTNVALDQKLSKSSLIRAADRLDTILDWDTDRKKREIEEVNRHLWRSEPEENAVE; via the coding sequence GTGAGTGAACCTGTTGACCAGTATGACCTTCTTGTGGTGGGAGGAGGAATTCAGGGTGCATGGGTAGCTCTTGAAGCAGCTCGTGCCGGGCAGTCAGTTCTGTTGGTCGAAAAGGGGGACTTTGGATCGGGAACATCAGCCAATAGTCTCAAGGTCCTGCATGGAGGCCTGCGTTACCTGCAACACGGCAACTTGAAGCGCATTCGTGAATCAAGGCGTTCCGTTCGAGCTTTGCGAGCAGTGGCCGGTGATTTCATTGCGGATATTCCCTTTGTCTTGGAGACGAAGGGTAAGGGAGTCCGTGGGGTATGGGCGATGCGAGTAGCCCTTGGGATCTTTGGGATTTTGTGTCGAGTTTGGTCAGACGGTGGGACCATGGCCAATGGGAGGGTGAAGCGCTGCGATCCCTCGCGGGAAGTTCCGGCTGTTCGTTTCTCTGATGATGCAACGGGTATCGCGACTTGGAATGAAGCGGTCATGAGGAATAGCGACAGAGTGGTTTTTGAAACCATCCGAGCGGCCTGTCGGGCAGGTGCCAGCTGTTTGAACTATGTCGAAGCGACTCAGCTGAAGCGCGAGAAAAGGAATCTTTGGAAGGTTGCCCTCAGGGACTTGAAGAGCGATCGGGAGTGGGAAGCGGTTGCTGGTTGTTGCGTAGAGGCCACCGGAACTAAAGTGGAAGATCGGATGAGTGAATCGGAGCGCCTCGCGGTTCTGCGAGGAGTCAATCTGGTTTTTGATGGTAATCCGTTTGGGAGACGGGCCGTCGGTCTGGAGAGTTTAGACCCTTCCAAAGATCCAGATGCGCTGATTCGACACGGGAACAGGTTGCTCTTCTTTGTGCCTCGTGGTGAGCAGACCATGGTCGGGACTTGGTATGATCGTATCGATTTAACAAATACTACTGTATCCGAGGATGACGTCGATCAATGGCTTTCTGAGATTGAAGAAGTCGCTCCTCAAGCAGGCTTCAATCGGCAAACGCTGGCTTACGTGCATGCAGGCCTCCTTCCAGCAGATTCTCGGCCTTCGGGTGGCGATCAACCGGCAAAGGAAAGTGAAGTCTATCTTCGAGAGTCTGATCATGTTTTGGTGCGCACAGTAAAATACACAACCGCTCCTGAGATTGCCCGGGAGGTATTGCAGAAATTGGAATGCAAGTTAGCTCCCCGACTCGTTCATCGGGAGTTTGAAGAAGTTCCAGATTGGGAGCGATTGCTCTTTGCCGAAGATACGATCGAGCCTTCAGAACTGGCTAGTGCCTGTAAGGCGGAGATGGTTTACCGGCTTAGTGATGTCTTGTTTCGGCGGACAAACGTTGCTTTGGATCAGAAACTTTCGAAATCAAGTCTGATCCGTGCTGCAGATCGACTCGATACCATCCTTGATTGGGATACTGACCGAAAGAAAAGGGAAATTGAAGAGGTGAATAGGCATCTTTGGCGAAGTGAGCCCGAGGAGAACGCAGTAGAATGA